From the Marivivens sp. LCG002 genome, the window GCGACCAAATACGCGATGGGCATCAGCATCGATCAGGTGCAGCTGAAGAATATCAATCCGCCCCAACCCGTCCAGGCCTCCTTCAACGAGGTCAATCAGGCGCAGCAAGAGAAGGAGCGGATCATCAACGAAGCCCGCCGCGATTATAACCGCATTATACCTCTGGCCGAAGGCGAAAAGGACCAGAGGATCCGCGAAGCCGATGGGTATCGCTCAAGGAGGATCAATGAAGCGGAGGGCGATGCGGCACGGTTCACGGCTCTACTGACGGAATACCGGCTGGCGCCCGAAGTTACACGGCGCCGGATCTACATCGAAACCCTTCAGGATGTTCTGCCGGGAATCGGCTCCAAGATCATCGTTGACGGGTCCACGGCAAGCATTCTCCCACTTTTGAACCTAGATCGACAAACAGGAGAGCAACGATGAAGTCCCTTTCGCTTCTTGCCTCGGGTATCGCTCTTGCGGGGTTTTTTACTGCGTCTTCCGCCGTCTACACCGTCGGCGAGGTCGAACAGGCCATCATTACCCAGTTCGGCAAGCCTGTCGGTGCACCGATTACTGAGGCTGGCCTCAAGTTAAAACTCCCCTTTGTTCATGAGGTTAACCGGATCGATAGCCGAGTTCTGGAGTGGGACGGCTCGCCATCGGACATGCCCACCAAAGACAAGCTCTACATTTCGGTCGATCTCTTCGCGCGCTGGAAGATCACCGATCCTCTGCAATATTTTTTGCGACTTCGAGACGAGCGCAGCGCCCAATCGCGCCTCGATGATATCCTTGGTAGCGAGACACGGAACGCCGTCGCCATGCACGAACTTATCGAAATTGTGCGCACGACCCGGGGCCGGACACCGCTTCAGGACACTCTTCTGACTGACCAGGAGCTTGCACAAGACATTGGTGCGCTAGTTCCAATAACAAAGGGACGTGCGCTGGTTGAGCAGCAGATCTTCGAGGCGGCGGCGGAAAAGGTGCGCGTCTTTGGAATTGAGCTTCTCGACATTCGTTTCAAGCGCATAAACTACAATGAGAGCGTGCGACCCAATATCTATGACCGCATGATCTCGGAGCGCCGACAGATAGCCGAAAGATTTCTGTCCGAAGGCAACGGTGAAGCAGCCCGCATACAAGGCAATAGGGTCCGGGATCTGAACAAGATCCAATCCGAAGCCTATCGCGCCGTCGAGGAAATCCGCGGGGCCGCCGATGCCGAAGCATCAGCAATCTATGCGAACGCCTACAATGTCGATGCAGTTTCAGTCGAATTCTACAATTTCACCCGCACAATGCAGGCCTATGGCGACATGATCTCCGAAGACACAACACTTGTCCTGACGACGGACAGCGATCTGTTCCGGTTCCTGCGAGGCATGCATGGCGAGCCAGACGCTTCCCTGACACCCAGCAGCGTTGCGGGCCCACTTGGCGTGGCGTCAACCGCACGGACCGAGCCAACGCTGAACCCCACGACATCGATCAGCACACAGACTGAGGTCGACGCAGTCCGATAGTTTCATGAAGCAGGGTGTCAAATATGATTTGAGGCTTTCAATTGGACACCCAGGCCATCAAGGAAGGCTGCGTGCCGCTGCTGAGCAATGTTCGACCACATAATTTCCGTGCCCCTAATCTAAGTCAGCACGAGATTTCTGTTTGGCTGGTAAGTGAATAGCTGGACTTGGATCGCGATGATGCAAGGTTCTGCCGTCCCCACGCTCGAGGACGTGATATCCGGCGTCAGATCGCTCAGCAAGGAGGACAACACGCTATGACTTCAGTCAAACATCTTGCCAAGACAGCCTCAGAGACGACCGATCTTGAACGGCGCGTGCTGGCACATGAACGGATTTTGCAGGCCCTGATTGCCTATATGGCCCGAACCGAGCCGCGTTTCGTCGACCACCTGCGAGAACGGTTCGTAGAACCGATGAGATTAACCCTGCGTGAACACGATCATCGTGAAACAGACCACTATGCGGAGGAATTTATTCGCGCGGTGATGCTTCTAGCAGAGGAGCGCATGCCCCTTGAGAAAGAGGCGGCCATTCCCGACAGGCAACCCGCTTCTGCGAAAAGCAAGGGTGGACAGGAAACTTCCATAAACAGACCGCCGTTGCACGGTTCAGTTCAAGTGCGTGAACGAAACGGCATTTGGCAAGTGGAAGTAGATGGCAAATTCCGCGGGGACTACCACCAGAAAGAACATGCTCTTGCCGCAGCGGCTTTAATAAAATTATCCCAAGATGACTAACCGCGATCGCCCAGCAGTCTCTAACGTCTTCCCGCTTCAAGCGGCAGAAAACGAGGGCATGCCATCCAGACCCGATTTCGGAGAAACAACATCGAGCTCCATCTCCTCAAGGCGACGAGCGAGAAAGCTCAGCCCTGGTTCGATGAGGGACAAGACGGCGAGTTGCGTGCCTTTACCCGCAAAGGAAGAACCGACAAGACTGCGCAAAAAGAAGAAAAATGCACTGGCTCGACTGACCTTCGGCCTTATTGTCGTAGCCGGAATAATTGCTTCTATTGCCTTCCCAGTTTTCGCTCAAGACGGCACTGGACCGGTTCCAGACAACGCAGAAGCACGGCACTATGGTGGGGGCTGGGATTGCGATCTTGGTTTTCG encodes:
- the hflC gene encoding protease modulator HflC, giving the protein MKSLSLLASGIALAGFFTASSAVYTVGEVEQAIITQFGKPVGAPITEAGLKLKLPFVHEVNRIDSRVLEWDGSPSDMPTKDKLYISVDLFARWKITDPLQYFLRLRDERSAQSRLDDILGSETRNAVAMHELIEIVRTTRGRTPLQDTLLTDQELAQDIGALVPITKGRALVEQQIFEAAAEKVRVFGIELLDIRFKRINYNESVRPNIYDRMISERRQIAERFLSEGNGEAARIQGNRVRDLNKIQSEAYRAVEEIRGAADAEASAIYANAYNVDAVSVEFYNFTRTMQAYGDMISEDTTLVLTTDSDLFRFLRGMHGEPDASLTPSSVAGPLGVASTARTEPTLNPTTSISTQTEVDAVR